The proteins below come from a single Metarhizium brunneum chromosome 1, complete sequence genomic window:
- the isp4_2 gene encoding Sexual differentiation process protein isp4, producing the protein MPDLNMNPKAIDTLTVDASQDNQDTEKHSKQLDDHASDSDVLSAAGVDMSGDDPNLPCLTLRMWFIGIGFCIIGSGVNTLYTFRFPSVSLSQSAIQFLAYPVGKAWELVVPDWGVTVFGTRHSLNPCRFNHKENILIYILANLSYMTRLSADVLTEQRVFYGLEAGWGFELMITLATILFGFGFAGLARSLVVEPRELVWPGVLGNTALNAALHGGNSKQNVSSHAHTWRSTRYKFFLWTFAAGFIWYWFPDLIFPALGYFTWICWIAPKNAVVNQVFGMKSGMGLLPFTFDWSQISYIGSPLIVPTWVIFNILAAVVFWIWIITPALYYSNTWLSAYLPLQSNSIFDNTAKVYNVSRVINAKNGFTFDEAKFAAYSDIRLPVTYALNKFGLAFATFASLFTWLFLEKRHEIGSLIPPRHLFLVQAVGLVVGTVSQVAVLNWALNHIPNICTSKAANGFTCPFSRTHFNTSMVWGAVGPRKFFAPGASYRPLLWFFLLGFLLPIAVYGLRRVFPNAKWLRRVHVPLFLGGMGYIPPASGTNYGSWVVVGLLFGLLVKKNYKTWWNKYNFVLSASLDCSTAIAGILIFFAVIYTGASKDFSWWGTTVHTVRRSLELRLEALMLTKGKNTCDWKSCRYLTLAKGAKMP; encoded by the exons ATGCCAGACCTCAACATGAATCCCAAAGCCATCGATACTTTGACTGTCGATGCATCACAAGATAACCAAGATACCGAGAAACACTCGAAACAACTCGACG ACCATGCATCGGATAGCGATGTTCTCTCGGCCGCCGGTGTCGACATGAGTGGCGATGACCCGAATCTACCTTGTCTCACGTTGAGGATGTGGTTTATCGGTATAGGCTTTTGCATCATCGGTAGTGGCGTAAATACCCTCTACACCTTCCGGTTCCCATCCGTCTCCTTGTCTCAATCGGCGATCCAGTTCTTGGCCTATCCCGTAGGCAAAGCCTGGGAGCTCGTGGTGCCAGACTGGGGTGTCACAGTATTTGGCACACGCCACAGTTTGAACCCGTGTCGGTTTAATCACAAG GAGAATATCTTGATCTATATTCTTGCCAACTTGAGCTATATGACGCGTCTTAGTGCCGATGTTTTGACTGAACAACGAGTATTTTACGGACTCGAGGCAGGTTGGGGCTTTGAGTTGATGATCACACTGGCAACCATTCtgtttggctttggctttgctgGTCTCGCCCGTTCACTCGTCGTAGAGCCGCGTGAGTTGGTCTGGCCTGGGGTTTTAGGCAATACTGCTCTCAACGCCGCCCTTCATGGAGGGAATAGCAAACAAAACGTTTCGAG TCACGCCCATACTTGGAGGTCGACGCGTTACAAATTCTTTCTGTGGACGTTTGCTGCTGGGTTTATTTGGTATTGGTTTCCCGACCTGATCTTTCCTGCTCTTGGCTATTTCACTTGGATCTGCTGGATTGCGCCAAAGAACGCAGTTGTCAACCAAGTTTTTGGTATGAAGAGTGGAATGGGGCTGCTCCCTTTTACCTTTGACT GGAGCCAAATCTCGTATATCGGCTCGCCTCTCATTGTCCCAACCTGGGTGATCTTCAATATCCTTGCTGCTGTCGTTTTCTGGATATGGATCATAACCCCGGCCTTATATTACTCCAACACGTGGCTATCAGCTTACCTCCCTTTGCAAAGCAATTCAATATTCGACAACACCGCCAAGGTGTACAATGTATCAAGGGTGATAAATGCGAAGAATGGCTTCACCTTTGATGAGGCCAAATTTGCTGCCTACTCAGAC ATCCGATTGCCCGTAACATATGCGCTGAACAAGTTTGGTCTTGCTTTTGCAACATTTGCGTCTCTTTTCACATGGCTATTTCTTGAAAAGCGACATGAAATTGGCAGCCTT ATTCCCCCGCGCCACCTGTTCCTCGTGCAGGCGGTGGGCTTGGTTGTTGGTACTGTTTCCCAAGTCGCGGTGCTGAACTGGGCTCTCAACCATATACCAAATATTTGCACCTCCAAAGCGGCCAATGGATTCACTTGTCCATTCTCTCGCACTCATTTCAATACCAGTATGGTATGGGGGGCCGTTGGGCCTCGCAAGTTTTTTGCCCCTGGAGCGTCGTATCGGCCACTTCTTTGGTTCTTCCTGCTTGGATTTCTTCTACCAATTGCTGTATACGGCCTGCGACGTGTGTTTCCCAACGCAAAATGGTTGCGTCGCGTACATGTGCCACTATTTCTCGGCGGGATGGGATACATTCCGCCAGCCTCAGGCACGAACTATGGGTCTTGGGTTGTAGTGGGACTCCTTTTTGGCCTCTTGGTAAAAAAGAATTACAAGACCTGGTGGAATAAGTATAACTTTGTGCTTAGTGCATCGCTGGACTGCTCGACGGCCATCGCAGGCATCTTGATCTTCTTTGCAGTGATATATACGGGGGCATCGAAAGACTTCTCATGGTGGGGTACGACGGTGCATACGGTAAGGCGATCCCTGGAATTGAGACTCGAAGCTTTGATGCTGACCAAAGGCAAGAACACGTGTGACTGGAAGTCATGTCGATACCTGACGCTTGCGAAGGGGGCCAAAATGCCGTGA
- the LIP6_0 gene encoding Lipase 6, with translation MFRILLISLLRFLGLVSVSLPLVSSRALNQPRALPPSIDSFYKPPAGFESKAPGTILRQRLVISSFFGLIPDPVETWQLLYRTTAIDGSPIATVTTIFKPLFPKKDRFVSFHTAYDSSASICNPSYNYQLGALQVDLISSAEFLLLQTYLLSGYIVASPDYEGPDAAFSPGRLEGMGVLDGMRAVVNFKNTLHFSTSTPMIVGVGYSGGAIATGWAASLQPTYAPELAMKGWVQGGTPANLTGILTFIDNTLFSGFLPAAIDGLTKPSAYGAQLGPLVESIVTPRGRDILKFANTNCAVANLIAFPEQSVLSTSIQSLGPGLLYHPDVVAVLQRNTMGVYKNETPTAPVFVYHASNDEVVPYANASTLVDAWCGYGASVKFTTFANGGHVTTEVVAILDALQFVKDAFAGTVPGGCSRNTELSSTLNPIALGVALEPLLIGLIEVLAIAGKNDANILKDIKTLGKH, from the coding sequence atgttCCGCATCCTCCTGATTTCGCTGTTGCGCTTCCTGGGCTTAGTCTCCGTCAGCCTCCCTCTCGTCTCAAGTCGGGCGTTGAACCAGCCACGAGCTCTTCCCCCAAGCATAGATTCCTTCTATAAGCCGCCTGCGGGCTTTGAATCCAAAGCGCCCGGCACTATTCTACGCCAACGCCTTGTTATATCGTCCTTTTTCGGACTCATCCCAGACCCAGTTGAAACATGGCAACTCCTCTATCGCACAACAGCCATTGACGGCTCGCCCATTGCCACAGTGACGACAATCTTTAAGCCTCTCTTCCCCAAGAAGGACCGCTTCGTCTCGTTCCACACGGCATACGACAGCTCGGCCTCCATTTGCAACCCCAGCTACAACTACCAACTAGGTGCCCTGCAGGTTGACCTGATTTCATCAGCCGAGTTTCTCCTATTACAAACCTATCTGCTCTCCGGCTACATCGTGGCGTCACCAGACTATGAAGGGCCCGATGCGGCCTTCAGCCCCGGCCGACTCGAGGGGATGGGTGTCCTAGACGGCATGCGAGCCGTGGTGAATTTCAAAAACACACTGCACTTCTCCACGTCCACCCCCATGATTGTCGGCGTCGGGTACTCTGGCGGCGCCATCGCAACTGGCTGGGCGGCCTCCCTCCAGCCAACGTACGCCCCGGAGCTGGCCATGAAGGGCTGGGTGCAAGGCGGCACTCCAGCCAACCTCACGGGCATTCTGACATTCATTGACAATACCCTGTTTAGCGGCTTCCTGcccgccgccatcgacggCCTGACGAAGCCAAGCGCGTACGGCGCGCAGCTGGGCCCCCTCGTCGAGAGCATCGTCACGCCACGCGGCCGGGACATCCTCAAGTTCGCCAACACCAActgcgccgtcgccaacCTCATCGCCTTCCCGGAGCAGTCGGTGCTGTCCACCAGCATCCAGAGCCTCGGCCCCGGCCTCCTGTACCACCCGGACGTCGTGGCGGTCCTGCAGCGAAACACCATGGGCGTTTACAAAAACGAGACGCCCACGGCGCCCGTGTTCGTCTACCACGCCAGCAACGACGAGGTTGTCCCGTACGCAAACGCCTCTACCCTGGTCGACGCGTGGTGCGGCTACGGCGCCAGCGTCAAGTTCACCACGTTTGCCAACGGCGGGCACGTCACCACCGAGGTtgtcgccatcctcgacGCCCTGCAGTTCGTCAAGGACGCCTTTGCCGGCACGGTCCCCGGCGGCTGCTCGCGGAATACGGAGCTCAGCAGCACCCTGAACCCCA